The stretch of DNA GACGGTGCGGATGCTTGCGACGCTGTTGCGTCCGGACGGCGGCGAGGCCCGCATCTTCGGCCACGACGTGGTGCGCGAACCGAACGCGGTGCGCTCGCTGGTCGGTGTCACGGGCCAGTACGCGTCCGTCGACGAGGACCTGTCGGCGGTCGAGAATCTGGTGATCTTCGCCCGACTGCTCGGCCTGAGCCGGGGTGACGCCCGCCGCAAGTGCACGGAACTGCTCGAGGAGTTCGACCTCACCGAGGCGGCGACGAAGCCGCTGAAGAATTTCTCGGGCGGCATGCGTCGACGCCTCGACCTGGCGGCGAGCCTGATCGCCCATCCCCCGCTGCTGTTCCTCGACGAGCCGACGACGGGTCTGGACCCTCGGACACGTGCCCAGATGTGGGACACGATCCGCAGGCTGGTCGCGGACGGGTCGACGGTGCTGCTCACCACGCAGTACCTGGACGAGGCCGATCAGCTGGCCGATCGGATCGCGGTCATCGATCGCGGGAAGGTGATCGCGGACGGCACGGCCGACGAGTTGAAGGCGTCCGTCGGGGTCTCGTCGCTGCAGTTGACCCTCGCCGATCGCGGACAGATCGACGACGCGCGGTCGGTCATCGCCCACACCCTCGGCGTGGAAGTGGCGATCACGCCGGAGATCGGCCGCCTGACCGCGCCGATGACCGATCCGTCGCTGACCGTGGAACTGCTGATCCGGCTGCGCGACCACGGGATCGCCGTCGACGAGATCACCGTCCAGAAGCCGAGCCTCGACGAGGTCTTCCTCACCATCACCGGCCACGGCGCAGACGCCACCGAGGCCGACACCGAACGGAGCGTCGCATGACCACCACCCTCGAATCCCGCACTCACGCTGGCCCCCAACCGATTCCGGAGGCCCGCAACCGGATCAGTCTCGAGCAGTCCGTTGCCAACACGCTGACCATGGCACACCGCGGTCTGCTCAAGATCAAGCACAATCCGGAGCAACTGTTCGACGTCGTCGTCCAGCCGATCATCTTCACGCTGATGTTCACGTACATCTTCGGTGGCGCGATCTCCGGCGACGTGGCGTCGTATCTGCCGATCATCATCCCGGGCATCCTGGTCCAGACGGTGATCACCACGTCGATCGTGACGGGCACCCAGTTGCGGGAAGACATGGACAAGGGCGTCTTCGACCGTTTCAAGTCGCTGCCGATCGCCCGCATCGCTCCGCTGTCGGGCGCGCTCCTGGCGGACGTCGTGCGGTACGGCATCGCCACGACCATTACGTTCACCGTCGGCATCGCGATGGGCTACCGGCCCGGCGGCGGTGTCGTGGGCGTGCTGTCGGCCGGAGCGCTGGTCGTCGTCTGCGCGTTCTCGATCAGCTGGATCTTCGCGCTGATGGGCGTCCTGATGAGCAAAGCATCTTCGGTGCAGGGCATTTCGATGCTGATCCTGTTTCCGCTGACGTTCATGTCCAACGCGTTCGTGCCCGCGAACACGATGCCCGGCTGGATGCAGGCGTTCGTGAACGTCAACCCTGTGTCGCATGTCGTGACGGCGGTGCGTGAACTCGTCAACGACGGCCACTTCGGGGTCCACGTGGTGTGGTCGCTGCTCGGCGCCGCCGTGATCGTCGCGGTCATGGCGCCGCTGACGGTCCGGACGTACATGCGCAAGGCCTGACACCCGAAGAACGAAGCGAGCCGGTGGACGCGGGGTCCACCGGCTCGCTTCGGCTATTTCTCCGGTTCGGGGGCGTCCGCCTGCAACTCCCCCACCTCCGTCTTGAGGATCCGCATCGACCGGCCCAGCCCGCGGGCGGCGTCCGGGAGTTTCTTCGACCCAAACAGCACCACGAGGACCACCGCGATGATTGCCCAGTGGCTCGGGCTCAGTGCCCCCACTACTGGGGCTCCTCGCCGTCGGGGTACACGGCGTCCACCTCGACCTCGACGAGCCAGCCGGCGGCGGGCAGGCTCGCGACCTCCAGCGCGAACCGGCTGGGCCGCGCGGAGTTCCGTTCCATCGGGGCAGCGGGTTCCGCAGTGCCGAGCGGGACCAGTTCCGTGTCTTCCGTGTCGAGGTTGGTGTTCGCGAAGAACTGCCGGTAGGCGCGGTTCCAGCCGGCGTAGTCGGCGCGGTCGGTGCCGGGTGCGTTGTCGAGGAACACCCGCATGGTCACGACGTCTTCGAGGGTCAGCCCCTGCGCCTCGAGATTGTCGCGAATCCGCTTCAGCGCGTTGATGCCCTGCGCCTCGGTGATCGTGACGCCTGCCGGAAGTGCGCCGCCCGCGAACACGTCGGTGTCGATGTAGGACTCGGGGGTGCCCTCGGGGGCTGCATTGTTGGACGCGCCGGGGCCGATTCCGCTCGACTTGTAGACGGCGGTGCCGCCACCGATCACCACGCCCTGCGCGATCATCGGATTCGCTTCTCCAGCTTCGAGAACCGACTTGGAGACGAAGGTGCTGCTCGGCGCATCTGCCGCCGCCTCGTCGGAGGAGCACGACGTCGCCCCGAAAATCAGAGCGGAGGCCGCGAGGGCCGCGGTGACGGCCTTGGTACGAATCGACTTCACAGTGCACAACTCCTTGTTCGAGGGAACGGTCAGGCTTCCTGGGCCACGCGCTGATGGATGTGGGTGACGACGTCGCGGGCGGACGTCAGGGCGCCGTGCTGCCAGGCGATGGCGTTGGACAGGTGATCGCCGGCGAAGTAGATCTTCTCGACGGGTTCGAGCAGCTTCTCGTACTCGGGCGTGGCGGCCCCGCCGTGCGAGCCGCCGCTTCCCGCCCAGTTCGCCCAGGCACTCTCGGAGTACTTGGTGCGCCGCCAGCTACCGGAGAACGACGAGGAGATGTCGCGGGTGTACTTCTCGCCGTGGATCTCCGAGCCCTCCGCGATCGCCTTCGCGAGCCGTTGGCGGTGCGTGAGGGATTCGAACGCCTCTTGCCGCTTGCCGCTGCTGTAGTAGGCCACGACCACACCCCGGTCGGAGTTGTAGTGGTCGTACGGGAACATGATCTGCGAGATGTCCTTGTCGGTGTTGGACGCGCCGCCGTAGATGCGGTCCTCGGTCTCCCACCACCGGCGCGAGTACTCGATGCCGAGCTTCCCGGACGACGACGGCTTGGCCGCCTTCAGCGCGGTGAGCACGTCGGCGGGCAGATTGTTCTGCAGTCGCCCGACGAGGTGCGGCGGGATGGTGCAGATCGCGTAGTCGGCGGTGATCGATTTCCTCGCGCCATCGGCGGTGTACTCGACGGTGACACCGCCGGACACGTTCTTCATCGACGTCACCTCGGCGCCGAAGACGATGTTGTCGGTGCCGATCCGGTCCTGGAACGCATAGTAGATCCGGTCCATGCCGCCGACCGGGGAGAACATCATCATCGCCTGGTCGTAGCCGAAGTCGAAGCTGAAGTTGCGGCCGATGCCGCTGCGGATCACTTCCTGCATCGCGAACGGCTTCTTCTCGGTGCCGAAGTTCAATCCGGCTCCGGGTTCGGATTCGTAACCGCGACGCGAGGATCCGAGGTAGCGGCCGTCGTCGGAGAGGTCGCCGAAGTCGCTGAGGAACTCCGAGAGCGCGTCCTTGTCCTCGCGGGTCAGCACCTGGTCGAGAGCGCCCTGATCGGTGGCCTTCTTCAGCAGCTCCGACATGTAGCCGAATGTGTCGGCCTTCGCCGCGCGGTAGGTGACGGACTGGTTCGACAACGACGTGTCGCTCTTGTAGTTCACGAACGTGTTCGCGTTCTGGTTCCCGAAGCCCTGGATCTCCACGCCGAGTTCGCGGCAGTAGTCGAGGGTGATGTGGCTCTGCGGGATGCGTGTGGCGCCGACGTTGTAGAAGTGGCCGTCCGAGAACGTGCATTTCTGCGTCTCACCGTTCAGGTCGGTCTCCTCCGTTCCGGCGCGGGCGGTCCAGACGCGGCCGCCGGGCCGGGTGCGGGCCTCGAGGACGGTCACCTCGTATCCGGCCTTCTGCAATTCGAACGCGGAACACAGTCCGGCGGGACCGCCGCCGAGGACGACGACGGAGTGGCTGCCCTTCACCTTGCCGATGAGGTCGCCTGCCGCGAGAGGCTGGAAGGTGCGGGCGGGCGCGGCGGTCGACGGCGCGAGCCCGAGCGTCGACATCGCGCCGTACGCGAGGCCCGCACCCCCGGTGGCCCCGAGTCCCTTCATGAAAGATCTACGTGTGAATGCCAATTCGCGCTCCCATTCTTGCGCCCGGCGACCCGGGTAACTTGTCCGGATTCATCCTGGGAGGGATGCGAGTCGGGAAGTTGTCGACGGCGAAACAATGTGAGGCAACCGAGTGAGAACCGGTGCGGACCGTTCTCACTCCGAAGTCGGAGTTCGACGCGAAACCGAAACGTCTCCGCAACACGACCCGATTAGTTTCACGCGCATGTCAGCCCTTTCCGACGCCATCGCGCGTTCGTTCGCCATCGGCGAGCCCGAACGTCAGGCATTGTCGCCGTTGCGGGCACTGGGCCGGAGGCAGTTGTCGGGCGTCGAAGTACTCGCCCAGTCGGTGGCCACGACGGCACCGGCGGTGTCGATGGTGGTTCTGCCCGTCACCATGTTCACCCACCAGATGCTGCTGAGCGGTCTGATCACGATCGTCGTCGCAACCGTGGTCGTCTCCCTCATCGCGATCTGTGTCTCGCAGTTCACGCGGCGTATGGCGGCCGCGGGTGGTCTCTACAGTTTCGTGTTCCAGGGACTCGGCACCCGGGCCGCGCTGACCGCGGGCGTCGCGATGCTCACCAAATACGTGGGCAGCGCGGTGATGACGCTGTACCACGGTGGCCAGGCCGTGATCGCGACGCTCGGCTTCTTCGGACTGGAGTTGCGCGGGCCGGCCGAGCGCCTCCTCGTCTACGCCGGGATCGCGATCGTGATCCTCGCCTGCCTGGTCCGCGGGGTGCGGTTCGCGGCCCTCGCCATCCTCGCCGTCGAATCGTGCTCGTTGCTGTTCATCGCCGGTCTGATGATCGTGACGGGTGCGGGCGGCCAGCAGGCCCTTGTGCCACCGTCGGATTCGGCGTACGGGCCGCTGCTCATGACGCTGGCCGCGGTGTTCGCCCTGGCCGGTTTCGAGAGCGCCACGTTCTTCGGTCCGGAGGCCAAGCGCCCCCTCGCCACCGTGACCCGCACCGTGATGCTGACGCCGATGATCTGCGGCGGCCTGTTCATCTTCTCGGCGTGGGCCGCGTGGTCCGGCCGCACCGACACCTTGGTCAACGCGTACCTGCACGGCACCGGCACCGGTGTCGACCCGGCCGTGGTGATCGCCCTGAACCTCGGGTTGGGCACGTCGTGGCTGGCGTCGTCGATGGCGTCGTCGAATGCCGCGTCGCGCCTGCTGTATTCGATGGGGATCGAAACCGTCGTTCCGCGCCTGTTCGCCCGGGTGCACCGCGGCTACCGCACCCCGTACGCGGCGCTGGCCGTCATCGTGTGCGTCGTGTGCGGAGGTGCCGCGACGTTCGGCCTCGTCGGCAAATCGGCGGCGTTCGGTCATGTGCAGTTGATCGCCCGAACGGCGGTGGTCGCGGCGTACGTGCTGGTGGCGGTGGCGTCGGTGTTCTTCCTCCGCCGGATCGGAGAGCACACGCCCCTCGTCCTCGCGGCCGGAGTCTCGGGCAGCGCCGCCGGCGGAATCGTGCTGGCCTACATGCTGTTCGTGAACGTGGCGCACGGTTTCACGATGGTCCCGGCCGTGGTGCTGGCCCTGTTGCTGTCGGGTTCGGCGTGGCAGCTGTACCTGCGGTGGCGCTACCCGGCGAGCCTGCGGTCGATGGGTGTGTTCGACACGGCGGAGACGGACGACGTGCTGCCGGGGGCCGGGGTGTTCGCGACGGATGCCGCCGGGAACGTCGCGTTGACGGCGGCTGGACGCACGCCCGGGTCTCGGTGATGGGCGCCCGAGCCGGGGAGATCGCGGGCCACGAACCGCGCGCCGTGCAGAAGGCACTCGCCCTGCTCGAGGCGGTCGCGCAACTCGGGTCCGGGGCGACCGCGAGAGACATAGCCGCACACGCGGGGATCCCCCAGGCCACGGCGTACCGGCTGCTCAATCTCCTGACCGCCGACGGATATCTGGTGCGGATCGCCGACCTGTCCGGGTTCGCGCTGGGCCGCCGGACCCGGCAGCTGGCGGGTGCCGACGCCGCACCCGACCCGGTCGACCACCACGCCGTCCTCGACGAGTTGCGGGAGCAGGTCCGTTTCGGCGTTCACCTGGCGTCGTTCGACGGCGGCCGGGTGCGCCTCGTCGACCGGGATCCCGACCACGAACTCAGCGGCGAGACCGCGATCGCCGCACACCTGCACGCGTCCGCCATCGGCAAGGTCCTTCTCGCGTCTCGTCCCGAACTGGTCCCGCCGAGCCTGCGCAGGGTGACGTCGTCGACCATCACCGACGTCCGCACGCTGCGGGCCGAACTCGACGCCGTCCGGCACACCGGTTCGGCCCGCGAGGTCGACGAAGTGCGTGTCGGCCGCAGCGCGGTCGCCGTTCCGGTGCGCGACGCGCAGAACGCGGTGACCGGGTGCCTCGCGGCGATCGGGAAGACGGGACGGCTGGCGGTCGACGACCCGGAACTCACCGACCTTCTACGCTCCTGCGCGGCGCGGGTCGGCGGCTGGGTGCCCGCGTGAGCCGCCGTCACGGATCACCGCGGTGAGCACATCCAGAATCTCGGTGTGCACTCTGCGACGTGACCACGTACCGACCCTCGCCTGCGCCGACGTCCAGCGGTCCGTATCGACGTTCTCGAGTGCGAAGGCCACGTGGCGGTGGTGTTGCAGCGAGACGCTGTCCTGCCGGGCGCGAGCCGGAACGGACAGGGCCAGGAGCGCGAGACCGCGTTCGGATTCACCGCGTGCGATCTCGAAACATCCGATGGCCGCCGCGACTGCGCCGGTGACGGGAAGATCCGGATATGCGCCCACTCCCAGCCGGGTCCGTGCCCACTCCGCGAGCTGCGGAACGATGTCCACCATCATCTCGGACCGGCCGTGCAGCACGTGGGCGGACACCACCGAGGCCGCGAGCACGAGTCCGTACGGATCGGCGTAGGGCGCGGCCGTGATCCGGGGGTACATCAGGTCCAGCGCCTCCCGGTAACGGGCGAGCCCCCGTTCGACGTCGCCGTCCGCCAGATCGGCTTCCGCGAGACTGCTCATGGCGGCGATCCGCCATTCGTCCTGCTGGTCGTCGGTGCCCGCGCCGGGACCGCGATGCTCGAGCAGCGTCTCTGCCAGCACCTTGCGGCCCGCCTCGACGTCACCGTCCGCGATCAGCGCGGAAGCCTGGAAACCCCACAGCTGGTCCGCCTCCTCCTGCGCGCCCAGTTTCCGCAGCCCCGCGACCGCGTCCTGATAGAGCGACACCGCGTCCCGGTACCGGCCGGACTGGCTGTACAGCGAGCCGAGGAACTGGGCCGCCATCGCCGCGCCCCACACGTCACCGATCGAGGCGCACAGGTCGGAGACGGCCCGCGCGTCACGCACGGCACCGCGGAAATCGCCGAGGTTCTCACGCATGCTGGCCCGCGCCGCCAGCGCCGCCGCATGGGTTTCCCGATCGTGCGAGCGCACCCCTTCCGCGACCACCCTGGCGTGCCGCCGCCCCGACCCCAGGGACAGGATGACGTTCACCGCGAACGAGGAGACCGGCGGCAGATCGGCGCGATGGCGGACGAGGTGCCGCAATCGGGTCCGGGTACGGGCGAGGGTGCGGGCCTGACCGCCGAACACCAGATGCATCGCCGCGAGCAGGAACGTGTACGCCACCAACTCCGAGTCGACGTCGCTCAGATCCGCGCCTTCCGTAGCCGCCAGGATCCGCGGCGTCCAGTTCATCACCTCCGAGTGCGCGCCCCGAATGGCCCACAGGCCGCCCAGCACCGGGAACACGATCGCGACGGTCTCGGCGTCGCCGCGCTCGACCGCCCACCGGAGCACGGCGAGGAAGTTGTCGTGGTCGGCGTCGATGTCGTCCGCGAGCGCGACCTGGTCGGCACGGCACCGCACCAGTGCCTCCGACGCGAACAGTCCCGCCCAGACCCTTTGGCGAGCAAATACTTCCGGCTCCTCGGCGGCCTCGCCGAGTCGCTCCTCGCCGTATTCGCGCACCGTCTCGAGCATGTAGTAGCGCAGCGTGTCCGACGTCTCCGACACGGACAGCAGCGATTGGTTGACGAGGCCCTCGACAGCCTCCGCGACATCGTCGACGCCGTCCCATTCCGCGATCGTCCGGGCGGCGTCCAGCGTGAACCCCGCCGGGAATCGGCACAGTCGGCGCAGTGCGATCTGCTGCTGCTCGCTCAGAAGCTGCCAGCTCCAGTCGATGACGGCATGCAGGGTGCGGTGCCGCTCGGGCGACGTCGGGTCGTGCGAGCGCAGCAGCGCGAACCGGTGCTCGAGTCTGCGGCCGATGTCCTCGACGCTCATGCTGCGCACCCGGGCGGCGGCCAGTTCGATCGCGAGCGGAAGACCGTCGAGGGTGCGGCAGACACTGCGCACGGTTTCCGGGTCGAGCCGCGCCGTCGGTCGCACGGCGCGGGCCCGGGCCGTGAACAGTTGAACGGCGGGCGCGTCCTCGTCGTCGATCGCCAGCGGCGGCAGCGGGTACACCGCCTCGGACGCGAGCATGAGGGGCGATCGGCTGGTCGCGAGGACGGTCAGCTGATCGCCTGCGGCCACCAGGTCGGCCACGATCTCGGAACACGCCCCGACGACGTGCTCACAGTTGTCGAGAATCAGCAGCATCGGCCCCGCCGACAGCGCTTCCCGGAGTTTTTCCCGCGCGGAATGGATGCGGCTGAGCGTGAGTCGCCCCGGTGCGATGTCGATCTCACTGAGACCCAGGGTGCTGCTGATCGCCGCCACGACGTCTTCACTGCTGCGCAGCGACGCGAGTTCCACCAGGGCCACGGACGTCCGCGCGGCGGCCCGCGCACCCAGTTCGTGTGCGAGGCGGGTCTTGCCGGCACCGCCCGGTCCGAGAATGGTCACGACGCGCGAGGACGTGAGCAGTGCCTCGATCTCCACCACGTCGGTGTTCCGGCCCAGCAGGGCGTTCGGTGCCGCCCGGAGGCCGATCGCCGTGCGGTCCGGCGCCGCGGGGCGCCGGCGGTCCGGCCCGGGTGCGCCGTCGCCGCGCAGGATCTCGGTGTGCAGGGCGACGAGGGCAGGGGACGGGTCTGCTCCCAGCCGATCGACCAGCCGCCTGCGGAAGGTCGCGAACACGTCCAGCGCCTCGTTGTCGCGCCCGAGCCCGGCGAGGGCACGCATGAGGTCGGCGTGTGCCCGCTCGTCGAGGGGTTCCGCGGCCACGTGCGCCTGCGCCTTCGGCAGGGCGGTCGCCCAGTCGCCGGCGTCGACCAGCGCTGCC from Rhodococcus opacus B4 encodes:
- a CDS encoding flavin monoamine oxidase family protein; protein product: MKGLGATGGAGLAYGAMSTLGLAPSTAAPARTFQPLAAGDLIGKVKGSHSVVVLGGGPAGLCSAFELQKAGYEVTVLEARTRPGGRVWTARAGTEETDLNGETQKCTFSDGHFYNVGATRIPQSHITLDYCRELGVEIQGFGNQNANTFVNYKSDTSLSNQSVTYRAAKADTFGYMSELLKKATDQGALDQVLTREDKDALSEFLSDFGDLSDDGRYLGSSRRGYESEPGAGLNFGTEKKPFAMQEVIRSGIGRNFSFDFGYDQAMMMFSPVGGMDRIYYAFQDRIGTDNIVFGAEVTSMKNVSGGVTVEYTADGARKSITADYAICTIPPHLVGRLQNNLPADVLTALKAAKPSSSGKLGIEYSRRWWETEDRIYGGASNTDKDISQIMFPYDHYNSDRGVVVAYYSSGKRQEAFESLTHRQRLAKAIAEGSEIHGEKYTRDISSSFSGSWRRTKYSESAWANWAGSGGSHGGAATPEYEKLLEPVEKIYFAGDHLSNAIAWQHGALTSARDVVTHIHQRVAQEA
- the tatA gene encoding Sec-independent protein translocase subunit TatA, which codes for MGALSPSHWAIIAVVLVVLFGSKKLPDAARGLGRSMRILKTEVGELQADAPEPEK
- a CDS encoding Rid family hydrolase, producing the protein MKSIRTKAVTAALAASALIFGATSCSSDEAAADAPSSTFVSKSVLEAGEANPMIAQGVVIGGGTAVYKSSGIGPGASNNAAPEGTPESYIDTDVFAGGALPAGVTITEAQGINALKRIRDNLEAQGLTLEDVVTMRVFLDNAPGTDRADYAGWNRAYRQFFANTNLDTEDTELVPLGTAEPAAPMERNSARPSRFALEVASLPAAGWLVEVEVDAVYPDGEEPQ
- a CDS encoding ABC transporter permease; protein product: MTTTLESRTHAGPQPIPEARNRISLEQSVANTLTMAHRGLLKIKHNPEQLFDVVVQPIIFTLMFTYIFGGAISGDVASYLPIIIPGILVQTVITTSIVTGTQLREDMDKGVFDRFKSLPIARIAPLSGALLADVVRYGIATTITFTVGIAMGYRPGGGVVGVLSAGALVVVCAFSISWIFALMGVLMSKASSVQGISMLILFPLTFMSNAFVPANTMPGWMQAFVNVNPVSHVVTAVRELVNDGHFGVHVVWSLLGAAVIVAVMAPLTVRTYMRKA
- a CDS encoding IclR family transcriptional regulator, with protein sequence MGARAGEIAGHEPRAVQKALALLEAVAQLGSGATARDIAAHAGIPQATAYRLLNLLTADGYLVRIADLSGFALGRRTRQLAGADAAPDPVDHHAVLDELREQVRFGVHLASFDGGRVRLVDRDPDHELSGETAIAAHLHASAIGKVLLASRPELVPPSLRRVTSSTITDVRTLRAELDAVRHTGSAREVDEVRVGRSAVAVPVRDAQNAVTGCLAAIGKTGRLAVDDPELTDLLRSCAARVGGWVPA
- a CDS encoding APC family permease, yielding MSALSDAIARSFAIGEPERQALSPLRALGRRQLSGVEVLAQSVATTAPAVSMVVLPVTMFTHQMLLSGLITIVVATVVVSLIAICVSQFTRRMAAAGGLYSFVFQGLGTRAALTAGVAMLTKYVGSAVMTLYHGGQAVIATLGFFGLELRGPAERLLVYAGIAIVILACLVRGVRFAALAILAVESCSLLFIAGLMIVTGAGGQQALVPPSDSAYGPLLMTLAAVFALAGFESATFFGPEAKRPLATVTRTVMLTPMICGGLFIFSAWAAWSGRTDTLVNAYLHGTGTGVDPAVVIALNLGLGTSWLASSMASSNAASRLLYSMGIETVVPRLFARVHRGYRTPYAALAVIVCVVCGGAATFGLVGKSAAFGHVQLIARTAVVAAYVLVAVASVFFLRRIGEHTPLVLAAGVSGSAAGGIVLAYMLFVNVAHGFTMVPAVVLALLLSGSAWQLYLRWRYPASLRSMGVFDTAETDDVLPGAGVFATDAAGNVALTAAGRTPGSR
- a CDS encoding BTAD domain-containing putative transcriptional regulator — protein: MSVDETVAPASAPIQVALLGEVSTWRSGALAPLPGTRARSLLVALARDPGRSRSAQALIDEVWGEDPPRSPMNALHTQVSRLRAALPDGMLEIGPAGYRLAVSRDAVDLTRAEDVTRRLPGRGDGGAGPDEIRDALALWRGDPGADLPAGAAARELAADAAVIRGRLEAAERAALVDAGDWATALPKAQAHVAAEPLDERAHADLMRALAGLGRDNEALDVFATFRRRLVDRLGADPSPALVALHTEILRGDGAPGPDRRRPAAPDRTAIGLRAAPNALLGRNTDVVEIEALLTSSRVVTILGPGGAGKTRLAHELGARAAARTSVALVELASLRSSEDVVAAISSTLGLSEIDIAPGRLTLSRIHSAREKLREALSAGPMLLILDNCEHVVGACSEIVADLVAAGDQLTVLATSRSPLMLASEAVYPLPPLAIDDEDAPAVQLFTARARAVRPTARLDPETVRSVCRTLDGLPLAIELAAARVRSMSVEDIGRRLEHRFALLRSHDPTSPERHRTLHAVIDWSWQLLSEQQQIALRRLCRFPAGFTLDAARTIAEWDGVDDVAEAVEGLVNQSLLSVSETSDTLRYYMLETVREYGEERLGEAAEEPEVFARQRVWAGLFASEALVRCRADQVALADDIDADHDNFLAVLRWAVERGDAETVAIVFPVLGGLWAIRGAHSEVMNWTPRILAATEGADLSDVDSELVAYTFLLAAMHLVFGGQARTLARTRTRLRHLVRHRADLPPVSSFAVNVILSLGSGRRHARVVAEGVRSHDRETHAAALAARASMRENLGDFRGAVRDARAVSDLCASIGDVWGAAMAAQFLGSLYSQSGRYRDAVSLYQDAVAGLRKLGAQEEADQLWGFQASALIADGDVEAGRKVLAETLLEHRGPGAGTDDQQDEWRIAAMSSLAEADLADGDVERGLARYREALDLMYPRITAAPYADPYGLVLAASVVSAHVLHGRSEMMVDIVPQLAEWARTRLGVGAYPDLPVTGAVAAAIGCFEIARGESERGLALLALSVPARARQDSVSLQHHRHVAFALENVDTDRWTSAQARVGTWSRRRVHTEILDVLTAVIRDGGSRGHPAADPRRAGA
- a CDS encoding daunorubicin resistance protein DrrA family ABC transporter ATP-binding protein — encoded protein: MNLSATPPAIEADGLVKLFGRQRAVDGVSLSVPTGSVYGVLGPNGAGKTTTVRMLATLLRPDGGEARIFGHDVVREPNAVRSLVGVTGQYASVDEDLSAVENLVIFARLLGLSRGDARRKCTELLEEFDLTEAATKPLKNFSGGMRRRLDLAASLIAHPPLLFLDEPTTGLDPRTRAQMWDTIRRLVADGSTVLLTTQYLDEADQLADRIAVIDRGKVIADGTADELKASVGVSSLQLTLADRGQIDDARSVIAHTLGVEVAITPEIGRLTAPMTDPSLTVELLIRLRDHGIAVDEITVQKPSLDEVFLTITGHGADATEADTERSVA